Part of the Caldisericota bacterium genome, GAAAATCCATGTCTGCAACCCACATAGGAAGGACAGCATCACTTCCAAATATAAGTTCTGTGGTGTCCCATTTCCAGGAACCGGTATTTTTTCTATCAATGATTTTGTCAAAATTGTATTTCATTTTGCCCTCCATACTTTTAGCAGATTGAGATTTTTTGTTATATTAATCATTTTAGCATTATAGATAACTTTTTCAATTATCTCTGGGAGTAGTTTTTCTATTGCCGTTTTGTTTTATAATGAAACACGAGAATATATTATTGGCGGTGAAATGGATTCGGGGAGGGGAAAATTCGATATGCTAATAGAAATTATAACAGGACGAGTTCGTCGGTATTTGCTTGGAGCAGAGCAAGAATTCGTATTCAAACACATAGACAGTATTGATCTTCCCGGGATAGACAAAATCGATTTGTATATTCATATTCCGTTTTGTAAAAATATGTGTCCTTACTGTCCTTACAATAAAGTAAAATACGATAAAAAATTGGTAAAACCGTATGTAAATGCTATGCTTAACGAAATTGAACAGTATTATAAGCGATTGGGAAAAATTGAAATATCTTCCATATACATAGGTGGCGGTACTCCGACAAACCTTATTGATGAGCTGAGAGTAATCTTAAAAAAAATAAAAGAATGCTTTATTTTGACAGGCGATATTGCTATCGAAACTAATCCGGACGATATAAATGAAGAGGTGATAAATAAATTAAAAAAGTATGGTGTAACTCTTTTGAGTCTCGGGGTGCAGAGTTTTAATGATAAGTGTCTTGCTTTTCTTGGGAGAAGCTACAGAGAAAACATCTTGCCCCAAGCGGCAACACTTGCTCTCTCATCTCATTTTGAATTAGTTAACTTCGATTTGATGTTTGCCTTACCAGGACAAAACATTAGTGATGTGATTAATGATCTTAGAAAATCATTTAGTTTAGGTGTAGACCAGGTTACTCTTTATCCTTTATTTACCTTTCCATATTCTATTGCAGGGGAATATTTGAAACTAAAAAGAATTAAAATGCCAAATATATTTACGAGAAGGAAGATGTATAGTGCAATACATCAGTTCTGTCTTGATAGCGGCTTTCAACGTGTATCTGTCTGGGGTTTTAAAAAAGGCAATGCTCCACGTTATTCTTCTGTTACAAGAGGGTGTTATATTGGTAT contains:
- a CDS encoding coproporphyrinogen-III oxidase family protein — translated: MLIEIITGRVRRYLLGAEQEFVFKHIDSIDLPGIDKIDLYIHIPFCKNMCPYCPYNKVKYDKKLVKPYVNAMLNEIEQYYKRLGKIEISSIYIGGGTPTNLIDELRVILKKIKECFILTGDIAIETNPDDINEEVINKLKKYGVTLLSLGVQSFNDKCLAFLGRSYRENILPQAATLALSSHFELVNFDLMFALPGQNISDVINDLRKSFSLGVDQVTLYPLFTFPYSIAGEYLKLKRIKMPNIFTRRKMYSAIHQFCLDSGFQRVSVWGFKKGNAPRYSSVTRGCYIGIGAGAGSFVSNAFYFNTFSIEEYIKTLSSRKLPVALKMDVGKKLSRYYWLYWRLYDTYIPKKHLKELFGEGDNKVSRLIWVFKVLGLCREETNQFSLTERGAFWLHLMQNYFVLNYINKVWSVAMREAWPDRIEI